The following proteins are encoded in a genomic region of Solea senegalensis isolate Sse05_10M linkage group LG5, IFAPA_SoseM_1, whole genome shotgun sequence:
- the LOC122769891 gene encoding kappa-type opioid receptor-like — translation MFFSNLTDSMTGGVPLSVDFDSPEDYLIFIFQILFATTTVLIAGTVVIGILFTRALRLQNRFIFMLNTSICDTLVGFSVYYLGLFDVYEGYPPRNGTYNVLTSLLGVNILTFLFAQFDRYFAVCHPFIYSRFITRHFVVGVNIYCWLYNAAHLLARNVLPLSKAMQLYVFSIVFFQLVVLTKVAMTIKLYVIARVQLQRDPPSAERENKKESLRIIIFVVIVFLLLWCPSFVNIIVRFVGGGAMSFRNEATNLFAIMARLNAVCTPSVYLWGSPALREATMRTVWRRLCPGCRRRVESFQGNADKSTKN, via the exons ATGTTCTTCTCCAACCTCACAGACTCCATGACAGGAGGAgtccctctctctgtggacTTCGACAGTCCTGAAGACTATCTCATCTTCATATTCCAGATCTTATTCGCCACCACCACAGTCCTCATAGCGGGAACAGTGGTGATCGGAATCCTGTTCACCAGGGCGCTGCGCCTGCAGAACAGGTTCATTTTCATGCTGAACACAAGCATCTGTGACACTCTGGTGGGGTTCTCAGTCTATTACCTGGGCCTGTTTGACGTGTATGAGGGTTACCCGCCGAGAAACGGGACTTATAATGTGCTGACGTCGCTCCTCGGCGTGAAcatattgacttttttgttcgcgCAGTTTGACAGGTACTTCGCGGTGTGTCACCCTTTCATCTACAGCCGCTTCATCACGCGCCACTTTGTCGTTGGCGTCAACATCTATTGTTGGCTTTACAACGCCGCGCACCTGCTGGCCAGGAACGTGCTGCCACTGTCCAAAGCCATGCAGCTGTACGTGTTCAGCATTGTCTTTTTCCAGCTGGTCGTGCTCACCAAAGTGGCCATGACCATCAAACTGTACGTCATCGCCAGAGTGCAGCTCCAAAGAGACCCTCCGAGCgcggagagagaaaacaaaaaggagtCACTGAGAATAATCATCTTTGTTGTCATCGTCTTCCTGCTGTTGTGGTGTCCCTCTTTCGTTAACATTATCGTCAGGTTTGTTGGGGGAGGCGCAATGTCGTTTAGAAACGAGGCCACTAACCTCTTCGCCATCATGGCTCGTTTAAACGCCGTGTGCACACCTTCGGTGTATCTGTGGGGGAGTCCGGCTCTGAGGGAGGCCACAATGAGGACAGTGTGGAGGAGACTGTGCCCTGGATGCAGGAGGAG AGTGGAATCCTTTCAAGGGAATGCAGATAAATCAACCAAAAATTGA
- the LOC122769044 gene encoding protease-associated domain-containing protein 1-like yields MANAVRAAALLLYLWSVFVQFSGLSGLGINELLYFRVISPEEIGYIFSAAPAKDFGGDFTSFYDEILLVPAEPADACSELKDREIIQGQVILVERGECSFVQKTHYVEEAGGKAVLIADNAVDNDSQYLDMITDGTSAKPNIPALFLLGRDGMMIRRSLQRQALPWAVISIPVNVSSLASFPLKQPPWTLW; encoded by the exons ATGGCAAACGCTGTTCGTGCTGCAGCGTTACTTTTATACCTGTGGAGTGTTTTCGTGCAGTTCAGTGGCCTATCAG GTCTTGGGATCAACGAGCTGCTTTATTTCCGGGTCATCAGTCCAGAGGAAATTGGTTACATCTTCAGTGCAGCACCTGCCAAAGACTTTGGCGGAGATTTT aCTTCGTTTTATGATGAGATATTGTTGGTGCCAGCAGAGCCTGCAGATGCCTGCTCAGAGCTGAAGGACAGAGAAATCATCCAAGGACAAGTAATCCTGGTGGAAAGAGG AGAGTGCTCCTTTGTACAAAAGACACATTATGTAGAAGAAGCAGGAGGCAAAGCTGTTCTGATTGCTGATAATGCAGTGGACAATGACAGTCAGTACCTTGACATGATTACCGATGGAACCTCGGCCAAACCGAACATACCTGCTCTGTTTCTACTGGGACGTGATGG GATGATGATCAGACGATCTCTTCAAAGACAAGCTTTGCCTTGGGCTGTTATTTCCATTCCGGTCAACGTTTCCTCCCTTGCTTCATTCCCTCTGAAGCAACCGCCATGGACACTGTGGTAG
- the si:dkey-88e18.2 gene encoding interleukin-12 subunit beta has translation MTMSLWISGLLLISITGTHGLSRFPENFVVAKMNDAKPVILTCGTEEPVTWKHGDHVLEDYGDDIIQHEGQNLSFSDVDSPILGEYSCWAGEKMISSTYLLLEAQEEEDLDSLISCWANSYNCNFTCNWNDTRYSVRLGLGPECTEGGKSCHWVSSYDRLQGGGFQFVLSHSLSPYAEESTMLELTAQAILNHSIHKIKKMFYLRDIIRPDSPKIVTWQDVGQELKVTIEPPSTWSTPLSFFRLEHEIEYIRKHDGKVGRSLSALIPKGIVKMRVRSRDLLVPLNWSEWTLWKNVTQ, from the exons ATGACCATGTCTCTGTGGATATCTGGGCTTCTGCTCATCAGCATCACAGGAACTCATGGACTAAGCCGCTTTCCAGAAAATT TTGTTGTGGCAAAAATGAATGATGCAAAGCCCGTCATACTGACCTGTGGAACGGAGGAACCCGTCACATGGAAACATGGTGATCATGTGCTAGAAGACTATGGGGACGACATTATTCAGCACGAAGGTCAAAATTTGAGCTTCTCAGATGTCGATTCACCCATCTTGGGGGAGTACAGCTGCTGGGCTGGTGAGAAGATGATATCTTCAACATATCTACTGCTGGAGGCTCAGGAGGAAGAAGATTTAG ATTCTCTGATCAGCTGTTGGGCCAACTCTTATAACTGCAACTTCACCTGTAATTGGAACGACACTAGATACTCAGTGCGTCTTGGACTGGGCCCTGAATG CACTGAAGGTGGGAAGTCGTGTCACTGGGTCAGCAGCTATGATCGACTCCAGGGTGGGGGATTCCAGTTTGTGCTGTCACACTCCCTCTCACCCTACGCTGAGGAAAGCACCATGCTCGAACTCACCGCCCAGGCCATTTTGAACCACTCCATCCACAAGataaaaaagatgttttatctCAGAGACATCA TCCGACCCGATAGTCCCAAGATTGTCACGTGGCAGGACGTGGGACAGGAGCTGAAAGTGACCATTGAGCCGCCGTCCACGTGGTCCACTCCTCTCAGTTTCTTCCGTCTGGAGCATGAAATCGAATACATACGTAAACATGATGGCAAG GTTGGACGCTCTCTGTCTGCCCTGATACCAAAGGGCATTGTTAAGATGAGGGTTCGGTCCAGAGACCTGCTGGTGCCTTTAAACTGGAGCGAGTGGACTCTGTGGAAAAATGTAACCCAGTGA